The Perca flavescens isolate YP-PL-M2 chromosome 23, PFLA_1.0, whole genome shotgun sequence genome has a window encoding:
- the fbxl14b gene encoding F-box/LRR-repeat protein 14b has product METHISCLFPEILAMIFSYLDVRDKGRVAQVCIAWRDASYHKSVWRGVEAKLHLRRANPSLFPSLQARGIRRVQILSLRRSLSYVIQGMPNIESLNLSGCYNLTDNGLGHAFVQEIPSLRVLNLSLCKQITDSSLGRIAQYLKNLEVLELGGCSNITNTGLLLIAWGLHRLKSLNLRSCRHVSDVGIGHLAGMTRSAAEGCLNLEYLTLQDCQKLTDLSLKHISKGLTKLRVLNLSFCGGISDAGMIHLSHMTSLWSLNLRSCDNISDTGTMHLAMGTLRLSGLDVSFCDKIGDQTLAYIAQGLYQLKSLSLCSCHISDDGINRMVRQMHELRTLNIGQCVRITDKGLELIADHLTQLAGIDLYGCTKITKRGLERITQLPCLKVLNLGLWQMTESEKVR; this is encoded by the coding sequence ATGGAGACGCACATTTCGTGCCTCTTCCCGGAAATTTTGGCCATGATTTTCAGCTATCTGGACGTGAGGGACAAAGGCAGGGTAGCCCAAGTGTGTATCGCTTGGAGGGACGCATCCTACCACAAGTCAGTGTGGAGGGGGGTGGAGGCCAAGCTGCACCTCCGCCGGGCCAATCCCTCCCTGTTCCCCAGCCTCCAGGCCAGGGGCATCCGAAGGGTCCAGATCCTGTCCCTGCGTCGCAGCTTGAGCTACGTGATCCAGGGAATGCCTAACATCGAGTCCCTCAATCTGTCCGGCTGCTACAACCTCACGGATAACGGGCTGGGTCATGCATTTGTGCAGGAGATCCCATCACTGAGGGTTCTGAACCTGAGTCTGTGCAAGCAGATCACAGACTCCAGTCTAGGCAGAATAGCCCAGTATCTCAAGAACCTGGAGGTGCTGGAGCTTGGTGGCTGCAGCAACATCACCAACACTGGGCTTCTGTTGATAGCCTGGGGCCTCCACCGGCTCAAGAGCCTCAATCTGAGGTCCTGCCGGCATGTCTCAGACGTGGGGATTGGACATTTGGCAGGCATGACCCGCAGCGCGGCGGAGGGCTGTTTGAACCTGGAGTACCTGACTCTCCAGGACTGTCAAAAACTGACGGATCTGTCACTCAAACACATTTCCAAGGGGCTGACCAAGCTCCGGGTACTGAACCTGAGCTTCTGCGGGGGGATCTCAGATGCAGGAATGATCCACCTCTCCCACATGACCTCCCTGTGGAGCCTCAACCTACGCTCCTGTGACAACATCAGCGACACAGGGACCATGCACCTCGCCATGGGCACCCTAAGGCTCTCCGGGCTTGACGTGTCCTTCTGTGACAAGATAGGGGATCAGACCCTGGCATACATTGCCCAGGGGCTGTACCAGCTCAAGTCTCTGTCATTGTGCTCGTGTCACATCTCTGACGATGGGATAAACCGGATGGTGAGGCAGATGCACGAGCTGAGGACCCTGAACATTGGACAGTGTGTGCGCATCACGGACAAAGGGCTGGAGCTCATAGCTGACCACCTGACCCAGCTGGCGGGCATCGACCTGTATGGATGTACCAAGATCACCAAGAGGGGACTGGAGAGGATCACACAGCTCCCCTGCCTTAAAGTGTTGAACCTGGGACTCTGGCAGAtgacagagagtgagaaagtGAGGTGA